GACCGCGGTGTGGGAGCTGTCGCGGTTCGCCGCGAGCGGCGCCGACGGCGGCGCGACGGGCGCCGATTGGGCCGTGCGGCCGATGCTCGCGGCGGTCGTCTCGTGCGCGGCCGAGCGCGGCGCGCGACAGCTGATCGGCGTGACGTTCGCGAGCATGGAACGACTGTTTCGCAGGATCGGCGTGCACGCGCACCGCGCGGGGCCGCCGAAGCAGGTGGACGGGCGTCTGGTCGTCGCCTGCTGGATCGACCTCGATCCGCAAACGTTTGCAGCACTGGGAATCGAGCCGGAGCGCATCGCCCGGCCCGCCATTGCCGCCTGATCCGGCACGCGTGTCCGGCCGGGCGGCATCGTAACGAAGGAGAAACCACGTGGACCAGTCTCAGGTCTTTCGCGCGATGATGCCCGGATTGACGAGCGCCGACGGCGCGCGCATTGCAATCGCCTATCCCGCGTATGCACGGCCGCTGCCGCTCGTGCGGCTCGACCGCCGCGGGCTCGTGTTCCGCGCCGCCGGCGCCGCGCCGCTCGTTTGCGGCCTGCCGCGCGCGGCGACGCTGCTCGTCGCCGACGAGCCGCTCTGCTCGCTGCGCGTCGTGATCCGCGACGTCGCGCCCAGCGGCGACGGCCGTCACGACCTGACCATGCAGCCGTCCGGCGCGGCCGGCGACGAATTGCTGTGGCACGCGCTGCGCGACCGCGCGCCGTACCGGCGGATCCAGCAGCCGCTCGCGCCGGTCGATGTCGCGGCTGCCGGCGGCGCGCATGCGCCGGCCGACGACGTGCCGCGCCCGTCGCGCAGCGCCGCGTTCCGGCTCGCGTGCCGCAGCGACGCGCTGTTTTTCGCCGACTGGATCGAATATCACTTCGACGAGCTGCGCGCGCTGTCGCAGCAGCATGGGCCGCAGCTGAAGCTGAACGAGGTGAAACGGCAGGTTTCCGACGACGAGGTCGACGTCCGTTTCGTCTACGACGTAGAAGGCCACGCAACGCGGCACGTGCTGAACGACTGCGCGCGCGAAGCCTGTACTTGGATCGAGACCGAAATGCGCGACAAGTACGCGCTGCCGATCGCGCAGGAGCGGTTCCGGTCGCACGCCGCGCACGCGCGCGCGGGCGCCTGAATATGCAGCCCGGCCGCACGTTGCACGGATACAACAGCGCGTCGGCGGGGCTTGCTCGTTTCAGGGTTTTCCCTTAAATTGACGTCTGTCTCCTCCATGTCTCCAAACATGGTTTCGGCCCGCTCCAGCAGCGGGCTTTTTTATTGCCCGCGCGCCGGCTCGATGCGACACCGGCGGCGGCAAGCCGCCCCACCACTGCGCCGTCGTCAGGCGCTTGCGAGCGCGATGCGCGCCACTTCCGCAAAGTACCGCGCGCCCACCGGCAGGATGTCGTCGTTGAAGTCGTACGTCGCGTTGTGCAGCGGCACGCCGCCGCGCTCGCCCGCGCTCCCGTTGCCGATGAAGATGAAATTGCCGGGAACGACCTGCAGGAACGCGCCGAAGTCCTCCGAAATCATCATCGGCTGCACGTTCGCATCGACGTGCTGCGCGCCCGCGACGCGCGTCGCCGCCGCCACCGCGATATCGACGTAGTCCGGCGAATTGACGGTCGGCGCGAACTCGTGCGTGTACGCGAATTCGCATTCGACGCCATGCATCCTGCACATTCCCTCGCTCACTTCGCGCATCCGTGTCGCCAGTAGGTGCTGCACGTCGGGCGAATAGCTTCGCGTGTCGCCCTTGATCGTTACCGTCGACGGAATCACGTTGCGCAGCCCGTCGGTCAGAATCTCCGTACACGAAATCACCGCGGGCAGGCTCGGATCGAGATTGCGGGAAACGATCGTCTGCAGCGCGAGCACGATCTGCGCCGCGATCACGATCGGATCGACGCCCATATGCGGGCGCGCCGCATGCGTGCCGCGCGCATTGATCCGAATCACGAAGTTGTCTTCGCTCGCCATGATGCCGCCGGGACGCGTCGAGAACGATCCGGCCGGCATCCCCGGCATGTTGTGCGCGCCGAAGATCGCGTCGATCGGAAAGCGCTCGAACAGCCCGTCGGCCATCATCGCCTTGGCGCCGCGACCGTGCTCTTCCGCCGGCTGAAAAATGAACCGCACGGTCCCGTCGAAATCGCGTTGCTCGGCGAGCAACCGCGCCGCGCCGAGCACCATCGCCATATGGCCGTCGTGTCCGCACGCATGCATCTTGCCCGGCACGCACGACGCATGTGCGCGCGCCGGCACGTTCTCGACGATGTTCAGCGCGTCCATGTCCGCGCGCAATCCGATCGCGCGCGGACTCTCGCCCACCTTCAGATTGGCGACGACGCCGGTGCCGCCGATGCCGCGATGCACGTCGAGCCCGAAGCTTTCCAGAAGGGCCGCGACGTAGTCGGACGTCGCGACTTCCTCGAAGCCGGTCTCGGGGTGGCGGTGAAAGTGATGCCGCCAATGTTTCAACTTCGATTGCAGTGTGCTTTCCATGCTCGCGCTATCCGTCAAATCGCCGAATGGACCCGGCGCCGGCCGCGCGCTTGCGTCGCCCGATACGCGCGGACCGCCTGATCTCGACAGACGCGCGTCACGTTGACGTCGCGTTGTCCCAAAAATAATATTTCAAGGCGCGTCGAATTTCGGCGCATTCTTCGCCGCCGTTCTGCAAGAAAATTTCGTCTCTCCACCCCACCGCCCCGATGCTAGACAACTACGATCTGAAGCTCCTGAGCGAGATCCAGCGCGACGCCGATACGCCGCAAAGCGAACTTGCCGCGCGCGTGAACCTGTCTCCGGCGGCCGTGAACCGCCGGTTGCGGCGGCTCGCCGACGAAGGCGTGATCGACCGCTATACGGCGATCCTCGCGCCCGAGAAGGTCGGCTACCCGCTGACGATCGTCACGACGATCGAAGTCGAAAGCGAACAGATCGACCTGCTCGATGCGATGAAGCGCACGTTCGAGTCGTGTGCGCAGATCCAGCAGTGCTACTACGTCGCGGGCGAATGGGACTTCGTGCTGATCTTCTCCGTGCGTCACATGGAGGAGTACAACGACCTGACGCGGCAACTTTTCTTCGCCAACAACAACGTGAAGCGGTTCAAGACGCTCGTCACGATGAGCCGCGTGAAGGCGGGGCTCGAGATTCCGATCGGCCCCGCGAGCTGACGCGCGGCCGACTCAGACGTGAGTCGCCGCCCGGCTCGGCGCGCCGGCCGCCCGGGCCGCCTGTCGCGCCAGCACCGCGTCGGCCGTCTCGCCGACCAGTTCGCGATACGTATCGGGCGCGGTCGCGCCTTCCGTATTTACGACCAGCACGCGCGAATCGCGATCGAGCCCGACGCGCTCGGCCTGCGCGCGATCCTTCAGCAGCACGGCGACGCCGGCGAGCCCCGCGGCACCCGACTCGCCGGCAACGATCGGCACGTCGCCGTCGCGGCCTGTCGCCAGCACGCGCATTGCATCGATCGCATCGGCGTCGGCGATCGTCATGAAGTCGTCGACGGCCGGCTGCAGGAATCGCCACGCGAGCGGCGACGTCTCGCCGCACGCGAGCCCGGCCATCACCGAATCGACGGAGCCCGTCGCGCGCGACGGTTTGCCGGCGACCGCGCTCTGGTACAGACAATCGGCCTGCTGCGGCTCGACGACGACGAATCGCGGCCGATGCGCGCCGTGAAACTCCCATAGATAGCTGACGATGCCCGCCGCGAGACCGCCGACGCCGCCCTGCAGGAACACGTGCGTATAGGCCGGCCGATCGGGTCGGG
The sequence above is a segment of the Burkholderia multivorans ATCC BAA-247 genome. Coding sequences within it:
- a CDS encoding Lrp/AsnC family transcriptional regulator → MLDNYDLKLLSEIQRDADTPQSELAARVNLSPAAVNRRLRRLADEGVIDRYTAILAPEKVGYPLTIVTTIEVESEQIDLLDAMKRTFESCAQIQQCYYVAGEWDFVLIFSVRHMEEYNDLTRQLFFANNNVKRFKTLVTMSRVKAGLEIPIGPAS
- a CDS encoding M20 aminoacylase family protein, encoding MESTLQSKLKHWRHHFHRHPETGFEEVATSDYVAALLESFGLDVHRGIGGTGVVANLKVGESPRAIGLRADMDALNIVENVPARAHASCVPGKMHACGHDGHMAMVLGAARLLAEQRDFDGTVRFIFQPAEEHGRGAKAMMADGLFERFPIDAIFGAHNMPGMPAGSFSTRPGGIMASEDNFVIRINARGTHAARPHMGVDPIVIAAQIVLALQTIVSRNLDPSLPAVISCTEILTDGLRNVIPSTVTIKGDTRSYSPDVQHLLATRMREVSEGMCRMHGVECEFAYTHEFAPTVNSPDYVDIAVAAATRVAGAQHVDANVQPMMISEDFGAFLQVVPGNFIFIGNGSAGERGGVPLHNATYDFNDDILPVGARYFAEVARIALASA
- a CDS encoding acyl-homoserine-lactone synthase, which encodes MQTFVHEGRQLPIAEATELARYRHRVFVEQLGWTLPSADEGIDRDAFDHDDTVYVIARDGSGELCGCARLLPTTRPYLLETLFADLIAPDLPLPRSTAVWELSRFAASGADGGATGADWAVRPMLAAVVSCAAERGARQLIGVTFASMERLFRRIGVHAHRAGPPKQVDGRLVVACWIDLDPQTFAALGIEPERIARPAIAA